The Urbifossiella limnaea genome has a window encoding:
- a CDS encoding FG-GAP repeat domain-containing protein, which translates to MPVPAAYSRFARLLALRDRLADLFARRPGAPSARLTAEALEDRVVPDGGRPLPLPVIYAGAGEGMAPVVKAYDAETSDLNFTRTVYESTFTGGVRVAVGDFTLDGYPDVVVAPGPGGGPRVRVLDGKTGDEIGGPLGSFWAFDSAFTGGVHVAAADVDGDYVPDVVAAAGPGGGPHLRVFSGATGAEIASFYPYDPDFDGGITVAAADLTGDGKAEVAVGAGAGGGPRVRVYDPTTWDEVAGPLGSFFAFDPAFGGGVYLGADALAGDYDADGTPDLAVGSGPGMAGTVTVLSGATGGVLRTFQPFGSEYEDGVRVALCYADDDEYADVVAGTGPGGAATIRVFSGATGLQLPDPTGEYQPFGTGAGSEGGVFVAASNDPTVPEPIYPIVFPSPVAPGVTFLAFGGVYDPTGVRAPTGTLTFYAFPLGSPGSTVSLGSVALHGIGGVSSAAAVRVRNGLNLPAGSYTVYFVYSGDAYFTARTSPMHGQSIGGVGSATAPGDTSCLTGLLNNILQDPIPGSFWNPDAYTKNPVRYADGVAVIAATDLESDGFGRPWGQARTWSNNPAYSAGSDLGNGWVSGTQPHLVRSGSSLVLLSSAVTAHYYDGQGTPDGDGNYATYAPRFTDTTAVTYDATNDEFVVADAGGNVLRFYDFGSGRPADERGSLKSHADAAGNLTAVVSANSDGQPTEVRRSAGRPGRAGRRWTSPTSTPTSRPPTRSPVR; encoded by the coding sequence ATGCCCGTTCCGGCCGCCTACTCCCGGTTCGCCCGCCTCCTCGCGCTGCGCGACCGGCTCGCCGACCTGTTCGCCCGCCGCCCCGGCGCCCCCTCCGCCCGGCTCACCGCCGAGGCGCTGGAGGACCGCGTCGTCCCGGACGGGGGGCGACCGCTTCCCCTTCCCGTCATCTACGCCGGTGCCGGCGAGGGCATGGCCCCGGTCGTCAAGGCCTACGACGCCGAAACCAGCGACCTGAACTTCACCCGCACCGTCTACGAATCGACCTTTACCGGCGGCGTCCGGGTGGCGGTCGGCGACTTCACCCTCGACGGCTACCCGGACGTGGTCGTCGCCCCCGGCCCCGGCGGCGGCCCTCGGGTCCGGGTCTTGGACGGCAAGACTGGCGACGAGATCGGCGGCCCGCTCGGCAGCTTCTGGGCGTTCGACTCGGCGTTCACCGGCGGGGTCCACGTCGCCGCGGCGGACGTGGACGGAGATTACGTCCCCGACGTGGTCGCCGCGGCCGGCCCCGGCGGCGGCCCTCACCTCCGGGTTTTCAGCGGGGCGACCGGGGCCGAGATCGCCAGCTTCTACCCCTACGACCCGGACTTCGACGGAGGCATCACCGTCGCCGCCGCCGACCTGACGGGCGACGGCAAGGCCGAGGTGGCGGTCGGGGCCGGGGCGGGCGGCGGACCGCGGGTCCGGGTGTACGACCCCACGACCTGGGACGAGGTCGCCGGCCCGCTCGGGTCGTTCTTCGCCTTCGACCCGGCCTTCGGAGGAGGCGTCTATTTGGGCGCCGACGCCCTGGCCGGCGACTACGACGCCGACGGTACGCCGGACCTGGCCGTCGGGTCGGGGCCGGGGATGGCGGGCACGGTCACCGTCCTCAGCGGGGCGACCGGGGGCGTTCTGCGGACGTTCCAGCCGTTCGGCAGTGAGTACGAGGACGGGGTCCGGGTCGCCCTGTGCTACGCGGATGACGACGAGTATGCCGACGTTGTTGCCGGCACGGGGCCGGGCGGGGCGGCGACGATCCGGGTGTTCAGCGGGGCGACCGGGCTCCAACTCCCCGACCCGACCGGCGAGTACCAGCCGTTCGGCACCGGAGCCGGGAGCGAGGGCGGCGTGTTCGTCGCCGCCAGCAACGACCCGACTGTCCCGGAACCCATCTACCCGATCGTGTTTCCCAGCCCCGTGGCCCCCGGTGTGACCTTCCTGGCCTTCGGCGGGGTCTACGACCCGACCGGGGTACGCGCCCCGACCGGGACGCTCACGTTCTACGCGTTCCCCCTCGGGTCGCCCGGGTCCACGGTTTCCCTCGGGTCGGTGGCACTGCACGGCATCGGGGGCGTGAGCAGTGCGGCGGCGGTGCGGGTGCGGAACGGGCTGAACCTCCCCGCCGGCAGCTACACCGTGTACTTCGTGTACTCCGGGGATGCCTACTTCACCGCGCGCACCTCGCCCATGCACGGACAATCCATCGGCGGGGTGGGGTCGGCGACCGCGCCAGGTGACACGTCCTGCCTGACGGGTCTTCTCAACAACATCCTCCAGGACCCCATCCCCGGCTCGTTCTGGAACCCCGACGCGTACACGAAGAACCCGGTCCGGTACGCCGACGGGGTGGCCGTCATCGCCGCCACCGACCTCGAATCCGACGGGTTCGGCCGGCCGTGGGGGCAGGCCCGGACGTGGTCGAACAACCCCGCCTACTCGGCCGGCTCCGACCTGGGCAACGGCTGGGTCAGCGGCACCCAACCCCACCTCGTCCGGTCGGGCTCGTCCCTGGTTCTCCTCTCCAGTGCCGTCACCGCCCACTACTACGACGGCCAGGGCACGCCGGACGGCGACGGCAACTACGCCACCTACGCCCCCCGGTTCACCGACACGACCGCCGTCACCTACGATGCGACCAACGACGAGTTCGTCGTCGCCGACGCGGGCGGGAACGTCCTCCGGTTCTACGACTTCGGCTCGGGCCGCCCGGCCGACGAGCGCGGCTCCCTGAAGTCGCACGCGGACGCGGCCGGGAACCTGACTGCGGTGGTGTCGGCCAATTCCGACGGCCAGCCGACCGAGGTCCGCCGGTCCGCCGGTCGGCCGGGTCGGGCGGGTCGGCGGTGGACGAGTCCTACGTCTACTCCTACCTCCCGTCCACCGACCCGGTCGCCGGTGCGGTGA
- a CDS encoding RHS repeat domain-containing protein, producing MDESYVYSYLPSTDPVAGAVSSVTLRRRVGGGSWTTVRSVEYAYYDDASADGTLGDLERAVVKDAAGAVIDQSYYRYYTEDTYTGGVQIGYAGGMKFALGPAAYGRARAGLGGTDGAVDAATDAALAAYADNYFEYDAAHRVTKEVAAGEGCSACSAGQGTYTYTYTTSTHTAGFNSWKTKTVETLPDGGTNTVYTNAYMQVMLTAFEEAPGGPAGEWATYYRYADGSGSGSGSGSGSGSGSGSGSGSGSGSGSGSGSGWAGGQLALKAAPSAVSGYDDAYADLVRYTSGNAQYLRDADGLVTTLSQYATTTATSSAAGGVKGYLNQVAIKHGETGTAVPQSATTYVQRAGSAATVYPVAEQTVYRNDNGTGAATTSYAYTWQGSTALPASVTVTLPTVTTGQNGSGSATTAATVFDAYGRPVWAKDQAGFISYTEYDNPTGAVVKTIADVDTTQTSTFTGLPSGWTTPSGGGLHLTTAIEVDPLGRPVKVTFPNGRVDFTTYSDAGHEVRYYRGWNSTTNTPTGPTTVVREDRAGNYTETLTMSAAPAVSSGRPTGAESVSAVQSLSRTNRNDAGQAVATDAYFDLSGLTYTTSTSFGTAGVNYYRTMTAYTHQGWMNKTVSPQGTIYRTEYDGLGRVVSEWVGTDDTPTTGYWSPTNLTGTDMVLAREYEYDGGGVGDGTLTAVTEHPGGGAADRVTRTWYDWRDRAVATKAGVESSEGTGVNRPLTVWTYDNLNRATLTQTYDADGVTPSISAGVLSLPSGTAAQLRAQSGVSFDELGRVYRADTYSVDPASGSVGSYTLHSDTWYDARGLVVKTAAPGGLVTKTAYDGAGRSTVVSTTDGGGDTGYADADDVTGDTVLEQAEFAYDGNGNVTATTVRRRFHDATGTGALGSPSSGIGARVSFTATYYDLADRPTAGVAVGTNSGSAWTRPGSVPGRSDTVLVTSYEYAADAVQTVRLTGSPTGGTFTLTFGGQTTGGIAYNASTSTVQTALQGLSSVGSGNAVVTAAPGGGWQVRFAGSLAGAFAAKLTASGASLTGGTSPAVAVTTVSDGGDAGRTAAVTDPAGSVGRTYSDALGRATQTVEHYTGAAVSDGADKTTGYAYNGAGMTSLTAYLTGGGGQTTAWVYGVTTAGGSSLNSNDLVGATRWPDATTGAASSSEQETVTVNALGQVRTSTDRNGTTHTLSYDTVGRVTADAVTTLGSGVDGAVRRIETAYDGRGNPYLFTSYDAASGGSVVNQVRRGFNGLGQLTTEWQAHSGTVNTSTTPAVTVTYSEMPSGANHSRLTAMTYPSGYSVGYTYASGLDTGISRLSALTDPSGTLEGYSYLGLGTVVIRSHPQPGIDLTYAKLSGESNGDAGDKYTGLDRFDRVIDQRWVTSSTGAAVDRHQYGYDRVGNRLYRDDLVNSAFGEVYTYDGLNQLASFARGTLNSGKTAVTGTPSRTQAWDYDAVGNWDGVDVDGVTESRTANAQNEITGIGSLTTPTYDANGNMTRAESGLRYGYDAWNRMVGATNSAGTTTLETFRYDGLNRRVTAAAGGVTTDLYYSAAWQVVEEGVGGAVAARHVWSPVYVDALVLRDRDTDADGAADDERLWATQDANWNVTAVADGSGAVQERYAYDPFGEMRSITPSGSARSTSSYGWTIGYQGMKYDELADMSHQRARWYSPTLGRWSIVDPIGFSSGDVNLYRFVANAPTSLLDPSGLQSYMPNWNPYAPPPRYSYPATYIVYPGKWRICFYTHYIHAWIEATPVHPNTSAPMLFGRCQLKGLFENHGPLALNGMEHGRRCIEVDGLRVPISHPGVTCAGECMAVWLQNSPASFEYWAPYVLGLPTLGGSEIIAAGGQSILASPPAPPPAPAPAPPQPMTNPPTPVYNFRPGIVPLGR from the coding sequence GTGGACGAGTCCTACGTCTACTCCTACCTCCCGTCCACCGACCCGGTCGCCGGTGCGGTGAGTTCGGTCACCCTCCGCCGCCGGGTCGGGGGCGGGAGTTGGACGACCGTCCGGTCGGTCGAGTACGCCTACTACGACGACGCGTCGGCCGACGGCACCCTCGGTGACCTGGAGCGGGCGGTGGTTAAGGACGCGGCCGGGGCGGTCATCGACCAGTCGTACTACCGGTACTACACCGAGGACACGTACACCGGCGGGGTCCAGATCGGTTACGCCGGGGGGATGAAGTTCGCCCTCGGGCCGGCGGCGTATGGCCGCGCCCGAGCGGGGCTGGGCGGGACGGACGGGGCCGTGGACGCGGCCACGGACGCCGCGCTGGCCGCCTACGCGGACAACTACTTCGAGTACGACGCGGCCCACCGGGTGACGAAGGAGGTGGCGGCCGGGGAGGGGTGCTCGGCGTGCTCGGCCGGGCAGGGGACGTACACGTACACGTACACCACCAGCACCCACACGGCCGGGTTCAACAGCTGGAAGACGAAGACGGTCGAGACGCTGCCGGACGGGGGCACGAACACCGTCTACACGAACGCCTACATGCAGGTGATGCTAACCGCGTTCGAGGAGGCGCCGGGCGGCCCGGCCGGCGAGTGGGCCACCTACTACCGGTACGCCGACGGGTCGGGCTCCGGCAGCGGGTCGGGTTCCGGGTCGGGGAGCGGGTCCGGGTCGGGGTCCGGCAGCGGCTCCGGGAGCGGGTCGGGGTCCGGCAGCGGGTGGGCCGGCGGGCAGTTGGCCCTCAAGGCCGCGCCGTCCGCCGTCAGTGGGTACGACGACGCCTACGCCGACCTCGTCCGCTACACGTCCGGGAACGCCCAGTACCTGCGCGACGCCGACGGCCTCGTCACCACCTTGTCGCAGTACGCCACCACCACCGCCACCTCGTCCGCCGCCGGCGGCGTGAAGGGCTACTTGAACCAGGTCGCGATCAAGCACGGCGAGACCGGCACCGCCGTCCCCCAGTCGGCGACCACCTACGTCCAGCGGGCCGGAAGCGCCGCCACGGTCTACCCGGTGGCCGAGCAGACGGTGTACCGGAACGACAACGGCACCGGCGCGGCGACGACGAGCTACGCCTACACGTGGCAGGGCTCAACCGCCCTGCCGGCGTCGGTCACCGTCACGCTGCCGACGGTCACCACCGGCCAGAACGGGTCGGGGTCGGCGACGACGGCGGCCACCGTGTTCGACGCCTACGGCCGGCCGGTGTGGGCGAAGGACCAGGCCGGGTTCATCAGCTACACCGAGTACGACAACCCGACCGGGGCGGTGGTCAAGACCATCGCCGACGTGGACACGACCCAGACCTCGACGTTCACCGGCCTCCCGTCCGGGTGGACCACGCCGTCGGGCGGCGGCCTCCACCTGACGACCGCGATCGAGGTGGACCCGCTCGGCCGGCCGGTCAAGGTGACGTTCCCGAACGGGCGGGTGGACTTCACCACGTACAGCGACGCCGGCCACGAGGTCCGCTACTACCGCGGGTGGAACAGCACCACGAACACCCCGACCGGGCCGACCACCGTCGTCCGCGAGGACCGGGCCGGGAACTACACCGAGACGCTGACCATGTCGGCCGCCCCGGCCGTGAGCAGCGGCCGGCCGACCGGCGCCGAGAGCGTGTCCGCGGTCCAGTCGCTGAGCCGCACGAACCGGAACGACGCCGGCCAGGCGGTCGCCACCGACGCCTACTTCGACCTGTCCGGGCTGACGTACACGACTTCGACCTCGTTCGGCACGGCCGGGGTGAACTACTACCGCACCATGACTGCCTACACGCACCAGGGCTGGATGAACAAGACGGTCAGCCCGCAGGGGACGATTTACCGCACGGAGTACGACGGGCTCGGGCGGGTGGTGTCCGAGTGGGTGGGGACGGACGACACGCCGACGACCGGGTACTGGAGCCCGACGAACCTGACCGGCACGGACATGGTGCTGGCGCGGGAGTACGAGTACGACGGCGGCGGGGTCGGCGACGGCACGCTGACGGCGGTGACTGAGCACCCCGGCGGCGGGGCCGCGGACCGGGTGACGCGGACGTGGTACGACTGGCGGGATCGGGCGGTGGCGACGAAGGCTGGGGTGGAGTCGTCGGAGGGGACCGGGGTGAACCGGCCACTGACGGTGTGGACCTACGACAACCTGAACCGCGCGACGCTGACCCAGACCTACGACGCCGACGGCGTGACGCCCTCCATCTCGGCCGGCGTCTTGAGCCTCCCGAGCGGCACGGCGGCGCAGTTGCGCGCCCAGTCCGGGGTGAGTTTTGACGAGCTCGGCCGCGTCTACCGTGCCGACACGTACAGCGTGGACCCGGCGAGCGGGTCGGTCGGGTCGTACACGCTCCATTCCGACACGTGGTACGACGCCCGCGGGCTGGTGGTCAAGACGGCAGCCCCCGGCGGGCTGGTCACCAAGACGGCCTACGACGGGGCCGGCCGATCGACGGTCGTGTCCACCACCGACGGCGGCGGGGACACGGGCTACGCCGACGCCGACGACGTGACCGGCGACACGGTGCTGGAGCAGGCGGAGTTCGCCTACGACGGCAACGGGAACGTGACGGCGACCACCGTCCGCCGGCGGTTCCACGACGCCACCGGGACGGGGGCGCTCGGGAGCCCGTCGTCGGGGATCGGCGCCCGTGTGTCGTTCACGGCGACCTACTACGACCTGGCCGACCGGCCGACGGCGGGCGTGGCCGTGGGGACAAACAGCGGCAGCGCGTGGACGCGGCCGGGGTCGGTGCCGGGCCGGTCGGACACCGTGCTGGTGACGAGCTACGAATACGCGGCCGACGCGGTGCAGACGGTGCGGCTGACCGGGTCGCCGACCGGGGGGACGTTCACGCTGACGTTCGGCGGGCAGACGACGGGCGGTATCGCCTACAACGCCTCCACCTCGACGGTCCAGACCGCACTCCAGGGGCTGTCGTCGGTCGGCAGCGGGAACGCGGTGGTGACGGCGGCGCCGGGCGGCGGGTGGCAGGTGCGGTTCGCCGGGTCGCTGGCCGGCGCGTTCGCCGCGAAGCTGACCGCGAGCGGGGCGTCGCTGACCGGCGGCACGTCGCCGGCGGTGGCGGTGACGACGGTGTCGGACGGCGGCGACGCGGGTCGGACGGCGGCGGTGACGGACCCGGCCGGGTCGGTGGGGCGGACGTACTCCGACGCGCTCGGGCGGGCGACGCAGACGGTGGAGCACTACACCGGGGCAGCGGTGTCGGACGGGGCTGACAAGACGACCGGCTACGCCTACAACGGCGCCGGGATGACCAGCCTCACGGCGTACCTGACCGGGGGCGGGGGGCAGACGACGGCGTGGGTGTACGGCGTGACGACGGCCGGCGGGAGCAGCCTCAACTCGAACGACCTCGTGGGCGCGACGCGGTGGCCGGACGCGACGACAGGCGCGGCCAGCTCGTCCGAGCAGGAGACGGTGACGGTGAACGCGCTCGGCCAGGTGCGCACGAGTACCGACCGGAACGGGACGACGCACACGCTGAGCTACGACACCGTTGGGCGGGTGACGGCGGACGCGGTGACGACGCTCGGCAGCGGGGTGGACGGGGCCGTGCGGCGGATCGAGACGGCCTACGACGGCCGGGGGAACCCGTACCTGTTCACCAGCTACGACGCGGCCAGCGGCGGGTCGGTGGTGAACCAGGTGCGGCGCGGGTTCAACGGGCTCGGCCAGCTCACGACCGAGTGGCAGGCGCATTCCGGCACGGTGAACACGTCCACGACGCCGGCGGTGACGGTCACCTACTCGGAGATGCCGAGCGGGGCCAACCACAGCCGGCTGACGGCGATGACCTACCCCTCGGGGTACAGCGTCGGGTACACTTACGCCAGCGGGCTGGACACCGGCATCAGCCGGCTGTCAGCGCTGACGGACCCGTCGGGGACGCTGGAAGGGTACTCGTACCTGGGGCTGGGCACGGTCGTGATCCGCTCGCACCCGCAACCTGGCATCGACCTCACCTACGCCAAGCTGAGCGGCGAGTCGAACGGCGACGCCGGCGACAAGTACACCGGGCTCGACCGGTTCGACCGGGTGATCGATCAGCGGTGGGTCACGTCCTCGACGGGCGCGGCCGTCGATCGGCACCAGTACGGGTATGACCGGGTGGGGAACCGGCTGTACCGGGACGACCTGGTCAACAGCGCGTTCGGCGAGGTGTACACCTACGACGGGCTGAACCAGCTGGCGTCGTTCGCCCGGGGCACGCTGAACTCGGGCAAGACGGCGGTGACGGGGACGCCGTCACGGACGCAGGCGTGGGACTACGACGCGGTGGGGAACTGGGACGGGGTCGACGTGGACGGGGTGACCGAGAGCCGCACGGCGAACGCGCAGAACGAGATCACGGGGATCGGCAGCCTGACGACGCCGACCTACGACGCGAACGGGAACATGACGCGGGCGGAGAGCGGGCTGCGGTACGGGTACGACGCCTGGAACCGCATGGTGGGGGCGACGAATTCGGCCGGGACCACGACGCTGGAGACGTTCCGGTACGACGGGCTGAACCGGCGGGTGACGGCGGCGGCGGGCGGGGTGACGACGGACCTGTACTACTCGGCAGCGTGGCAGGTGGTGGAGGAGGGCGTGGGCGGGGCGGTGGCGGCGCGGCACGTGTGGAGCCCGGTGTACGTGGACGCGCTGGTGCTGCGGGACCGGGACACGGACGCGGACGGGGCGGCGGACGACGAGCGTCTGTGGGCGACGCAGGACGCCAACTGGAACGTGACGGCGGTGGCCGACGGCAGCGGAGCGGTGCAAGAACGGTACGCCTACGATCCGTTCGGGGAAATGCGTTCAATCACTCCGAGTGGCAGTGCTCGTTCAACGAGCAGCTACGGCTGGACGATCGGTTATCAAGGCATGAAATATGACGAATTGGCAGACATGAGTCACCAGCGCGCAAGGTGGTACAGCCCGACGCTTGGCCGATGGAGTATTGTAGACCCAATCGGCTTTTCGAGTGGCGACGTGAATCTATACAGATTTGTAGCAAACGCTCCCACATCCCTGCTCGATCCGAGTGGCTTGCAGAGTTACATGCCGAACTGGAACCCATACGCACCTCCTCCAAGGTATTCGTATCCGGCCACGTACATCGTTTACCCTGGCAAGTGGCGTATCTGCTTCTATACTCATTATATCCATGCCTGGATTGAGGCAACGCCCGTGCACCCTAACACTAGTGCCCCGATGCTCTTCGGGCGGTGTCAATTAAAGGGGCTGTTCGAGAATCACGGCCCGCTCGCTTTGAACGGCATGGAACATGGTCGGCGATGCATCGAGGTAGATGGCTTGCGAGTGCCCATTTCGCACCCTGGTGTTACGTGCGCAGGGGAGTGCATGGCCGTATGGCTACAGAATTCTCCTGCTTCGTTCGAATACTGGGCGCCATACGTCCTCGGCTTGCCAACTTTAGGAGGGTCGGAGATAATCGCTGCCGGCGGACAGTCCATACTTGCAAGCCCGCCGGCGCCGCCGCCGGCCCCCGCGCCCGCACCACCGCAACCCATGACTAACCCACCGACTCCAGTGTACAACTTTAGGCCCGGAATTGTTCCACTAGGACGGTAA
- a CDS encoding helix-turn-helix transcriptional regulator, with protein sequence MAEPNATDTPATLARRPKLTPLVVDAAGVALLLSCGVRTVRTRDADGTLPAPLRIGGRVVWREPEIRAWVNAGAPPRAEWEARKAARKAARKAARRR encoded by the coding sequence GTGGCTGAACCCAACGCGACCGACACCCCCGCGACGCTCGCGCGCCGGCCGAAACTGACCCCGCTCGTGGTGGACGCGGCCGGCGTGGCGCTGCTCCTGAGTTGCGGCGTCCGCACGGTGCGGACGCGCGACGCCGACGGCACGCTGCCGGCCCCGCTGCGGATCGGCGGCCGCGTCGTGTGGCGCGAGCCCGAAATCCGTGCGTGGGTCAACGCCGGCGCCCCGCCCCGCGCCGAGTGGGAAGCCCGCAAGGCCGCTCGCAAAGCGGCCCGGAAGGCTGCCCGCCGCCGCTAA
- a CDS encoding DUF3987 domain-containing protein has translation MNTPPTLLPHHLADLRRSGLTDDHVRRCGFYSESDPAVVAKLLRRADRMLANAITPCLCLPFFAPDGRPLGYVRCKPDRPRTDAKGKPVKYESPAGAPNRAYFPPATRAALADPAVPLLVTEGEKKAARADQDGFACVGLVGVYGWQKKRDGGGPRELIPDLVAVAWAGRLVFVVYDSDLADKPAVRLAEWHLAEALAAAGAVVRAVRLPHGPGGEKAGLDDFLAARGADALRLLMDVAGPVTPPAAEGPAARRFAVGDRVTPADRDNVGTVTAALPGDTYRVRFDGKGASAEKAFPAARLRPWPPRPTGAGPAAQPRPFVPFPVDALPAPLVPFVAGVAAAIPCDPAAVALPALAVCGAAVGAARVLQIKRSWAEPPIVWAALVARSGSVKSPPFELAVGPLQRLDLDLRAAGNDAARAYRVALDEWKDAERERRGRGRGGDGAEPPPATDGPGEAPPKPRCVAGDITIESLAVILADNPKGVLVYRDELASWFTGLTRYSKTDATADWLQLFHARPLSVDRKTGDKLTIAVPHAAAGVIGTIQPVVLARAFTRDFRASGGAARILVVMLPPRQKVWTDDDLPAAVAADYEALVRRLREFEPATDADGRPVPVPVRFTPAAREQWGRFVNEWGRVTFDAGEESDDLAAAFSKMEGYAARFALIHHLVLRAAPGGATLPDAVGLDSLEAGITLARWFAAETERVYAALAEDEATAGLRAVADRVRALGGRATVRALQKSNSRKYKTAAAAEAALAELVAAGWGAWEEARPAGGGHPVRTFVLGGPTDDTSDTRDPADEGDEAEASDTRPDEAEETTDLPGDSGRVSELSCVSVTKPAPGDRPHSEGAAGASVGRGRRRYRSDDRPHELRG, from the coding sequence GTGAACACGCCCCCGACCCTGCTGCCGCACCACCTGGCCGACCTCCGCCGGTCCGGCCTCACCGACGACCACGTCCGCCGCTGCGGGTTCTACTCCGAGTCCGACCCGGCTGTGGTCGCCAAGCTCCTCCGCCGCGCCGACCGAATGCTCGCAAATGCTATCACGCCGTGCCTGTGCCTGCCGTTCTTCGCCCCCGACGGCCGCCCCCTGGGGTACGTCCGGTGCAAGCCCGACCGCCCCCGCACCGACGCGAAGGGGAAGCCGGTCAAGTACGAGTCCCCGGCCGGCGCTCCCAACCGCGCGTACTTCCCGCCGGCCACCCGCGCGGCGCTCGCCGACCCGGCAGTGCCGCTGCTCGTCACCGAGGGGGAGAAGAAGGCGGCGCGGGCCGACCAGGACGGGTTCGCGTGCGTCGGCCTCGTCGGCGTGTACGGCTGGCAGAAGAAGCGCGACGGCGGCGGGCCGCGGGAGCTCATCCCCGACCTGGTCGCGGTCGCGTGGGCCGGGCGGCTGGTGTTCGTCGTCTACGACTCCGATCTCGCCGACAAGCCGGCGGTGCGGCTGGCCGAGTGGCACCTGGCCGAGGCGCTGGCCGCCGCCGGCGCCGTGGTGCGGGCGGTGCGGCTGCCGCACGGGCCGGGCGGTGAGAAGGCCGGGCTGGACGACTTCCTGGCGGCCCGCGGCGCCGACGCCCTCCGGCTGCTGATGGACGTGGCCGGCCCCGTCACCCCGCCCGCGGCCGAGGGGCCGGCGGCGCGGCGGTTCGCCGTCGGCGACCGGGTGACGCCGGCCGACCGCGACAACGTCGGCACCGTCACGGCAGCACTTCCCGGCGACACGTACCGGGTGCGGTTCGACGGCAAGGGTGCGTCGGCCGAGAAGGCGTTCCCCGCGGCGCGGCTCCGGCCGTGGCCGCCCCGCCCGACGGGGGCCGGCCCGGCCGCCCAGCCGCGGCCGTTCGTCCCGTTCCCGGTGGACGCCCTCCCGGCCCCGCTCGTGCCGTTCGTCGCCGGCGTCGCCGCCGCCATCCCGTGCGACCCGGCCGCCGTCGCGCTCCCGGCGCTGGCCGTCTGCGGGGCCGCGGTCGGGGCCGCCCGGGTGCTGCAAATCAAGCGGTCGTGGGCCGAGCCGCCGATCGTCTGGGCCGCGCTCGTGGCACGGTCGGGGTCGGTCAAGAGCCCGCCGTTCGAGCTCGCCGTCGGCCCCCTCCAGCGGCTCGACCTCGACCTCCGCGCGGCCGGGAACGACGCCGCCCGCGCCTACCGGGTCGCCCTCGACGAGTGGAAGGACGCCGAGCGGGAGCGGCGGGGGCGGGGGCGGGGCGGGGACGGGGCCGAGCCGCCGCCCGCCACCGACGGGCCGGGCGAGGCGCCGCCGAAGCCGCGGTGCGTCGCCGGCGACATCACCATCGAGTCGTTGGCCGTGATCCTGGCCGACAACCCGAAGGGCGTGCTGGTGTACCGCGACGAGCTGGCCAGCTGGTTCACCGGGCTGACGCGGTACTCCAAGACCGACGCCACCGCCGACTGGCTCCAGCTGTTCCACGCCCGCCCGCTGTCGGTGGACCGCAAGACCGGGGACAAGCTGACCATCGCCGTCCCCCACGCCGCCGCGGGCGTCATCGGCACGATCCAGCCGGTCGTCCTGGCGCGGGCGTTCACCCGCGACTTCCGGGCGTCGGGCGGGGCGGCGCGGATTCTGGTGGTGATGCTGCCGCCGCGGCAGAAGGTGTGGACCGACGACGACCTCCCGGCGGCCGTGGCCGCGGACTACGAGGCGCTCGTCCGCCGGCTGCGGGAATTCGAGCCCGCGACCGACGCCGACGGGCGGCCGGTGCCGGTGCCGGTGCGCTTCACCCCGGCGGCCCGCGAGCAGTGGGGGAGGTTCGTGAACGAGTGGGGGCGGGTGACGTTCGACGCCGGGGAGGAGAGCGACGACCTGGCGGCGGCGTTCTCCAAGATGGAGGGGTACGCCGCGCGGTTCGCGCTGATCCACCACCTCGTCCTCCGGGCGGCGCCGGGCGGGGCCACCCTCCCCGACGCGGTCGGGCTCGACAGCCTGGAGGCGGGCATCACGCTGGCGCGGTGGTTCGCGGCCGAGACGGAGCGGGTGTACGCGGCGCTGGCCGAGGACGAGGCCACGGCCGGGCTGCGGGCGGTGGCCGACCGGGTGCGGGCGCTCGGCGGGCGGGCGACGGTGCGGGCGCTCCAGAAGTCGAACAGCCGGAAGTACAAGACGGCGGCCGCGGCCGAGGCGGCGCTGGCCGAACTGGTGGCCGCCGGGTGGGGGGCGTGGGAGGAGGCGCGGCCGGCCGGCGGCGGGCACCCCGTGCGGACGTTCGTGTTGGGGGGTCCGACGGACGACACTTCCGACACTCGTGACCCGGCCGACGAGGGCGACGAGGCGGAGGCGTCCGACACTCGCCCCGACGAGGCGGAGGAAACTACGGATTTGCCAGGGGATTCGGGGCGAGTGTCGGAACTGTCGTGCGTCTCCGTGACGAAACCCGCGCCCGGCGACCGGCCGCACAGTGAGGGCGCGGCCGGGGCGAGTGTCGGACGGGGCCGGCGCCGCTACCGCAGCGACGACCGGCCGCACGAGCTGAGGGGGTGA